One Xyrauchen texanus isolate HMW12.3.18 chromosome 34, RBS_HiC_50CHRs, whole genome shotgun sequence genomic window carries:
- the LOC127627884 gene encoding protein phosphatase 1A-like → MRTSRKGSVDMPAFVRQLVKETEKRVSSFFKGGRGGGTGELTGGEEGGEEEGVIPSPYLDRPVLDKHMQEGCASWGLTYALASMQGWRAHMEDFHNCFPQLGGELSHWGFFAVYDGHAGSTVAQHSSLNLLDHILGTGKIRAEEDVERVTEGIKEGFFLMDKHLHAMACRDGWVRGGTTVVATAITPHHIYFVNCGDSRAVLCRAGRVAFSTEDHKPFRPGERERIESAGGSVTLQRVNGSLAVSRALGDFSYKTAEWQPITEQMISPEPEVSAVERSSTDEFLVLACDGVWDTVSNEELCAFIHSRLRVCTDLREVCSQVIDLCLYKGSLDNISIILVCFPAAPQLSPEALHQEAELEDFLQSKVADIFEELSARGDEPDLLSVLTVLASKVIPGLPPGGGLQSKRNCIISAYYQHKEARRLRLAQELGSMDAN, encoded by the exons atgaGGACATCCAGGAAAGGAAGCGTGGACATGCCTGCTTTTGTACGGCAACTGGTGAAGGAGACTGAGAAAAGGGTCTCCTCCTTTTTCAAAGGGGGGCGAGGGGGAGGCACAGGCGAGCTGACCGGTGGCGAGGAGGGGGGAGAGGAGGAAGGGGTCATCCCCAGCCCATACCTGGATCGACCAGTTCTGGACAAGCACATGCAGGAGGGATGTGCCTCCTGGGGACTTACCTATGCCTTGGCCAGCATGCAAGGTTGGAGGGCCCACATGGAAGATTTCCATAACTGCTTCCCTCAGCTGGGTGGAGAACTGTCCCATTGGGGGTTCTTTGCTGTGTACGATGGGCACGCAGGCAGCACGGTGGCCCAGCACAGCTCTCTGAACCTGCTGGACCACATTCTGGGCACAG GCAAGATCCGAGCAGAGGAGGATGTGGAAAGGGTCACTGAGGGCATCAAGGAGGGCTTCTTTCTCATGGATAAGCACCTTCATGCCATGGCCTGCCGTGATGGTTGGGTGCGAGGAGGCACCACTGTAGTAGCCACAGCCATCACCCCACACCACATCTACTTTGTGAACTGCGGGGACTCGCGGGCCGTTTTGTGCCGTGCGGGTCGGGTGGCCTTCTCAACGGAGGACCACAAGCCCTTCAGAcctggtgagagagagaggatagagaGTGCAGGAGGATCGGTCACTTTACAACGTGTAAATGGCTCACTGGCTGTCTCCCGGGCATTGGGAGACTTCAGTTACAAGACAGCCGAGTGGCAGCCCATCACGGAACAGATGATATCGCCCGAGCCGGAAGTATCAGCCGTGGAGCGCTCGTCTACTGATGAGTTTTTGGTTCTGGCCTGTGACGGTGTGTGGGATACTGTCAGTAATGAAGAGCTCTGTGCCTTCATACACAGCCGACTGCGTGTCTGCACAGACCTGAGAGAGGTCTGCTCCCAGGTCATTGACCTTTGCCTCTATAAG GGGAGTCTTGATAACATCAGCATCATTCTGGTCTGTTTCCCTGCTGCCCCCCAGCTATCACCAGAAGCACTGCATCAGGAGGCTGAGCTGGAGGATTTTCTGCAGTCCAAAGTAGCTG ATATATTTGAAGAGCTGAGCGCGAGAGGTGATGAGCCTGATCTGTTGTCAGTTCTGACAGTTCTTGCTTCTAAGGTGATTCCTGGACTACCACCAGGGGGCGGCCTTCAGAGCAA GCGGAACTGTATCATTTCTGCCTACTATCAGCACAAAGAGGCACGGCGATTGAGATTAGCCCAG GAGCTTGGTTCTATGGATGCCAACTAG
- the kcnk12l gene encoding potassium channel subfamily K member 13, whose amino-acid sequence MPRGRDVSRRCCLPLPLNEDNARFGLLAALILLYLLCGAVVFSALEQPSELLAHKHWEEQLANFTQQNSINLNSLQVLLRQYEEAFVAGIRVDKLRPRWDFSGAFYFVGTVVSTIGFGMTTPVTIAGKIFLIFYGLLGCAATILFFNLFLERIITMLAYIMRWCHELQLRRSGVGGVESRSEDDSLEGWKPSVYYVMLILGIAALLIACCASALYSAMEDWDYFESFYFCFVAFSTIGFGDLVSSQRESYEAQEAYRLGNCLFILMGVCCIYSLFNVISIIIKQTLNWILAKLDCNRAKCPCHGRPYRRRGEACCCCFPRIPSQRHNHHPPPGNSRQRDKKRNAVHPAMPNEAAGKRFTNASVETVCDSETDPGLGPDGGYLTGRRLSGEMISVNDFMANKVSLAILQKQLSETAHGNPRQSHVRQNGFSGGVGAFAIMNNRLQETSVDR is encoded by the exons ATGCCACGTGGAAGAGATGTCAGCAGAAGGTGTTGCCTCCCACTGCCCCTGAATGAGGACAATGCCCGTTTTGGCTTGTTGGCAGCCCTTATACTCCTCTACCTGCTGTGTGGGGCGGTAGTGTTCTCTGCTCTGGAGCAACCCTCTGAGCTTCTGGCCCACAAACACTGGGAGGAACAGCTGGCCAACTTCACCCAGCAAAACAGTATAAACCTGAACTCACTACAGGTCTTGCTAAGGCAGTATGAGGAGGCTTTTGTGGCTGGGATACGTGTAGACAAACTTCGGCCCCGCTGGGATTTCTCAGGGGCATTTTACTTTGTTGGTACAGTGGTCTCCACTATTG GCTTTGGCATGACCACTCCAGTCACCATTGCAGGTAAGATCTTTTTGATATTCTATGGACTTCTTGGTTGTGCAGCAACAATCCTCTTCTTCAACTTGTTCCTGGAGCGCATCATCACAATGTTGGCCTACATCATGCGCTGGTGTCACGAGCTCCAACTGCGTCGATCGGGCGTGGGAGGAGTGGAGTCCAGGAGTGAGGATGACAGCTTGGAGGGTTGGAAGCCATCGGTTTACTACGTTATGCTCATTCTGGGCATAGCCGCCTTGCTGATTGCTTGCTGTGCTTCAGCCCTCTACTCTGCCATGGAGGACTGGGACTACTTCGAGTCCTTCTACTTCTGCTTTGTCGCCTTCAGTACCATTGGGTTCGGAGATCTGGTGAGCAGCCAAAGGGAGAGCTATGAAGCTCAGGAGGCCTACCGTCTTGGTAACTGCCTCTTCATCCTCATGGGTGTGTGTTGTATCTATTCCCTTTTCAATGTAATCTCTATCATCATCAAGCAAACCCTTAACTGGATCCTTGCCAAACTGGACTGCAACAGGGCTAAGTGTCCGTGCCATGGCCGGCCGTACAGGAGGCGAGGTGAGGCCTGCTGTTGCTGTTTCCCTCGAATACCAAGCCAGCGCCACAATCACCACCCTCCACCTGGAAATTCCCGGCAGAGGGATAAAAAACGCAATGCTGTGCACCCTGCCATGCCTAACGAGGCAGCGGGAAAGCGCTTCACTAATGCATCAGTGGAAACAGTTTGTGATAGTGAGACTGATCCTGGCTTAGGACCAGATGGAGGTTATCTGACAGGGCGCAGACTGTCTGGAGAAATGATCTCAGTCAATGACTTTATGGCCAACAAGGTTTCTCTGGCTATTCTACAAAAGCAGCTCTCTGAGACTGCTCATGGTAATCCAAGACAGAGCCATGTTCGCCAGAACGGTTTCTCCGGTGGAGTGGGCGCTTTTGCTATCATGAATAACCGCCTTCAGGAGACAAGTGTTGACAGGTAG